In one Dreissena polymorpha isolate Duluth1 chromosome 7, UMN_Dpol_1.0, whole genome shotgun sequence genomic region, the following are encoded:
- the LOC127839771 gene encoding uncharacterized protein LOC127839771: MQQMAGELAHHLGKRATDKPLSNCWLYGFLKRWESRISTLKPSALDSNRAKHSTPEIVAKYFDNLEVAIAEYGLQERPDCIYNLDETGISPEHRPPNIIAPIKEKAQAVTSPRSATTTLIACASASGHHLPPYFVFKGKRSNDNLSKELTPGAVVTMSETGWSTTATFKDYLENHFLKYVNRGDGSQPVLLLLDGHSTHTSQEMVKWARDRHIHLFCLPAHTSHVLQPLDVGVFGPFKRFYYSECASYMKANQGKIVTKYEIAGIACKAYLKALCPWNIVSAFRKTGLHPLNKNAVPMEKLLPCESFRDETPMLKMQSIRAGKEAVDEYLRAKSESTSTTAPCKCKCGKQNSTTPKPKPGGKLLTSDAYIEALEIYDAQKKTKAPSSSRTNLPQTSPKQSTRGLIINRTDNSESESDIDDTEVCCVCERFTPINVDKRPHLKIVNWGQCDECGHWVHLGFCHAKSVLRRGDSFLCPHCS; the protein is encoded by the exons ATGCAACAGATGGCAGGCGAGTTGGCGCACCACCTTGGAAAACGCGCTACTGACAAGCCACTCAGTAACTGTTGGTTATATGGCTTTTTAAAAAGATGGGAGAGCAGAATATCCACACTGAAACCTTCAGCGTTGGATTCAAACAGAGCCAAACACTCAACTCCAGAAATTGTTGCCAAATATTTTGATAACCTCGAAGTGGCTATCGCGGAGTACGGGCTACAGGAGAGACCTGATTGCATATACAATCTGGACGAAACGGGCATCTCTCCTGAACATCGACCACCAAATATTATCGCTCCAATCAAAGAGAAAGCGCAGGCGGTCACGTCGCCACGATCGGCAACAACAACATTGATCGCGTGCGCAAGCGCATCAGGACACCATCTGCCgccatattttgtgtttaaag GAAAAAGGTCCAACGACAACTTGTCGAAAGAACTTACACCCGGTGCTGTTGTGACCATGTCGGAAACTGGTTGGTCGACCACTGCAACCTTCAAGGACTACCTCGAAAACCACTTTTTGAAGTACGTCAATAGAGGAGACGGCAGCCAACCAGTACTTCTATTACTTGACGGGCACAGCACACACACTTCCCAAGAGATGGTGAAATGGGCCAGAGATCGACACATCCACCTGTTTTGTTTGCCAGCGCACACATCGCATGTCCTGCAACCCCTTGATGTCGGAGTGTTTGGGCCGTTCAAGCGCTTCTATTATAGCGAATGTGCTTCGTACATGAAGGCGAATCAAGGCAAGATCGTCACGAAATACGAAATAGCAGGCATTGCATGTAAGGCGTACTTGAAGGCCCTCTGTCCCTGGAACATAGTTTCCGCTTTTAGGAAAACCGGCTTGCATCCCCTGAACAAAAATGCTGTTCCGATGGAAAAGCTCTTGCCTTGTGAATCGTTCCGAGATGAGACACCAATGCTCAAGATGCAGTCGATACGCGCTGGCAAAGAGGCGGTGGATGAGTATCTTCGGGCGAAATCCGAATCTACCAGCACAACAGCCCCTTGCAAATGCAAATGCGGGAAGCAAAATTCCACAACACCAAAACCGAAGCCTGGCGGGAAACTACTCACCAGTGATGCATACATTGAGGCGCTCGAAATATACGATGCACAAAAGAAAACCAAGGCACCATCATCATCCAGGACAAACCTGCCACAAACAAGCCCCAAACAATCTACACGCGGTTTAATCATCAACCGAACCGACAATTCTGAAAGCGAGTCAGATATTGACGACACAGAAGTTTGCTGCGTTTGCGAGAGATTCACGCCCATCAATGTTGACAAGCGACCACACCTAAAGATAGTCAACTGGGGACAGTGCGACGAGTGTGGACATTGGGTTCACTTGGGTTTCTGTCATGCCAAGTCTGTTCTCAGACGAGGCGACAGTTTTCTGTGCCCTCATTGCAGTTAA